One genomic region from Terriglobus aquaticus encodes:
- a CDS encoding CCA tRNA nucleotidyltransferase, translated as MADYIYLLENRLSAAQQRAIRIVRDLARTEEMTVFLTGGAVRDLTAGSAVRDLDLTVVGDATKLRAGVEASGAIFTGDNARAQVLYFLFPGGVRVEVSTAVSIEFPKPGKPVYTPTGIIEDLRRRDFTANAMALSLNEGSYGLLMDPLNGVADIENRELRLISNYGFLEDPIRMVRGIRLSARLGWQMEERTRQRYESAKAEDLFGSVAPESIGYELEEIFYEEDPVRVMRALDAEGWLKLLSPQLASAKPNEAALTDLREKQGQLLTQGVLADASALALPLLLGKLSAADQAAVKKSFARPGFATQVDTLESRTRDLQTRFSGKEAATPSAAWRMLHEAEPELVLSMLLNGKGVVQQRLKTFLNDSPTARQRIPYATLQEMRITPDLPEYKELLDKLFFELMDGKLSTPEELKAYLEPYSPPAPPPPVNLRRARAKKEARPSRAKGKKAAAAEAEATLETVAEQEEALGVAEGLMEPGTLTGPDRGPEPTPETPLEGKVAPLAPREEEPTAQKPAKPAKAPKVLPEADTEAARKLTAQPAPVATRQGKAATTPHPEASRDVAAKRPVVIPQASAKQAAPKQADRGNSAKAVAPSRNAAKVAPPAKKSSPAKSVPQPKKGSGGSAKPSSKAAVSSAKGTKAPAKAAKAVKTAPPKKGAAAPSASSKQKPAVKAVKAKSIKPNSATPAKKAPAKAPVKSVPARPAKKAASKAAKSAPKKSGRR; from the coding sequence ATGGCCGATTATATCTACCTCCTGGAAAATCGCCTTTCCGCCGCCCAGCAGCGCGCCATCCGCATCGTCAGAGATCTGGCCCGCACGGAGGAGATGACAGTCTTTCTGACCGGCGGTGCCGTCCGCGACCTAACGGCGGGCAGCGCCGTTCGCGACCTGGACCTGACCGTTGTCGGCGATGCGACCAAGCTCCGGGCCGGGGTTGAGGCCTCAGGCGCCATCTTCACCGGGGACAACGCCCGCGCGCAGGTACTGTACTTCCTGTTTCCGGGCGGCGTCCGCGTGGAGGTCAGCACCGCTGTCTCTATCGAGTTCCCGAAACCCGGCAAGCCGGTCTACACTCCCACCGGGATCATCGAAGACCTTCGCCGGCGCGACTTCACCGCCAATGCCATGGCGTTGTCTTTGAACGAGGGCTCCTACGGTCTTCTCATGGATCCGTTGAACGGCGTCGCCGACATCGAGAACCGCGAGCTTCGCCTGATCAGCAATTACGGCTTCCTGGAAGATCCGATCCGCATGGTGCGCGGCATCCGCCTGAGCGCACGGCTCGGTTGGCAGATGGAGGAGCGTACCCGCCAACGTTACGAAAGTGCCAAGGCGGAAGATCTGTTCGGCTCAGTCGCGCCGGAAAGCATCGGCTACGAACTGGAAGAAATCTTCTACGAAGAAGATCCGGTGCGCGTGATGCGTGCTCTGGATGCGGAGGGCTGGCTCAAGCTGCTCTCTCCCCAGCTCGCCTCGGCCAAGCCGAACGAAGCCGCGCTCACGGACCTGCGCGAGAAGCAGGGTCAGTTGCTCACGCAGGGCGTGCTGGCGGATGCCTCCGCCCTGGCGCTGCCTCTTCTGCTTGGGAAGCTCTCCGCGGCCGATCAGGCTGCGGTGAAAAAATCGTTCGCGCGACCGGGGTTCGCCACACAGGTCGATACCTTGGAGAGCCGCACCCGCGACCTGCAGACCCGCTTCTCCGGTAAGGAAGCAGCCACCCCGTCCGCAGCGTGGCGCATGCTTCACGAAGCCGAACCCGAACTCGTCCTTTCCATGCTGCTCAATGGCAAGGGCGTGGTCCAGCAGCGGCTCAAGACCTTCCTGAACGACTCTCCAACCGCCCGGCAGCGCATTCCATACGCCACCCTGCAGGAGATGCGCATCACGCCCGATCTGCCGGAGTACAAGGAGTTGCTCGACAAGCTCTTCTTCGAGCTGATGGACGGAAAGCTGTCCACGCCCGAGGAGCTGAAGGCGTACCTGGAACCGTATTCGCCGCCAGCCCCACCGCCGCCGGTAAACCTGCGGCGTGCGCGCGCCAAGAAAGAAGCTCGTCCGAGCCGGGCCAAGGGCAAGAAGGCCGCGGCTGCAGAGGCCGAGGCAACACTTGAGACGGTCGCCGAGCAAGAGGAAGCATTGGGCGTGGCGGAAGGCCTGATGGAGCCCGGAACGCTCACCGGTCCGGATCGCGGACCCGAGCCGACACCGGAGACTCCTCTGGAGGGCAAAGTGGCACCGCTCGCTCCGAGAGAGGAGGAGCCGACGGCGCAGAAGCCTGCCAAACCCGCGAAGGCTCCGAAAGTCCTGCCCGAAGCGGACACCGAAGCTGCAAGGAAGCTCACCGCGCAACCAGCGCCTGTGGCGACACGTCAGGGTAAGGCGGCGACCACACCGCACCCGGAGGCATCCCGCGACGTTGCGGCAAAACGGCCAGTGGTGATTCCACAAGCCTCTGCGAAACAGGCTGCACCCAAGCAAGCGGACCGTGGCAACTCGGCCAAAGCAGTAGCACCCTCGCGGAACGCTGCCAAGGTGGCACCGCCCGCAAAGAAGTCAAGCCCGGCCAAGTCCGTCCCTCAGCCGAAGAAAGGGAGTGGCGGTTCGGCAAAACCGAGTTCAAAGGCAGCAGTTTCTTCCGCAAAGGGCACGAAGGCTCCGGCCAAAGCAGCCAAGGCGGTCAAGACCGCGCCTCCGAAAAAGGGTGCTGCGGCTCCTTCCGCATCTTCGAAGCAGAAGCCTGCAGTCAAAGCCGTGAAGGCGAAGAGCATCAAGCCGAACTCGGCGACTCCCGCCAAGAAGGCTCCTGCGAAAGCGCCGGTGAAGAGCGTACCCGCTAGGCCAGCGAAGAAGGCGGCTAGCAAAGCCGCTAAATCGGCTCCGAAGAAGTCTGGACGGCGCTAG
- a CDS encoding L-threonylcarbamoyladenylate synthase codes for MLSDVTLRLDCSAQSIAIAATLLRNGGLVAMPTETVYGLAANALDASAVGSIFAAKGRPHWDPLIVHIASTAMLNKVAAEISATAQLLADAFWPGPLTMLLPRAEGIGDSVTAGRALVGVRWPQHPVAQTLILAAELPLAAPSANRFGHISPSTAAHVLHDLDGRIDAVLDGGPTGIGVESTVLDPNTTPITIYRQGAVSAADVERVTGVPVQLFQPEPNRSPQSLPSPGVGIRHYAPRTPLRLVESRSELLEEIAAASQPVAVLRPQDWAIPTDPPQVSWGAWDDTAQLAHGLYAALRELDRIGSSLILAPLPDARAGDDLRSAVRDRLLKAAMPAEDDRQS; via the coding sequence ATGCTGTCCGATGTGACACTGAGGCTCGACTGTTCCGCGCAGTCCATTGCGATCGCCGCGACCCTCCTGCGAAATGGCGGCCTTGTGGCCATGCCAACCGAGACGGTGTATGGACTTGCCGCAAATGCCCTGGACGCCTCCGCAGTCGGGTCGATCTTCGCCGCGAAAGGCCGCCCTCACTGGGACCCCTTGATCGTCCACATCGCCAGCACGGCGATGCTCAATAAGGTGGCGGCAGAGATCTCCGCGACCGCCCAACTCCTGGCAGATGCGTTCTGGCCCGGCCCGTTGACCATGTTGCTGCCCCGTGCTGAAGGGATCGGCGACAGCGTGACCGCAGGGCGTGCCCTGGTCGGCGTTCGCTGGCCGCAGCACCCTGTGGCGCAGACGCTGATACTCGCCGCGGAACTGCCCCTGGCCGCCCCTTCCGCCAATCGATTCGGTCACATAAGCCCTTCGACAGCGGCCCATGTTCTTCACGATCTCGACGGCCGCATCGACGCCGTTCTGGACGGCGGCCCAACCGGCATCGGCGTGGAGTCGACGGTGCTCGATCCGAACACAACCCCCATCACGATCTATCGGCAGGGTGCAGTCTCCGCCGCAGACGTAGAGCGGGTCACCGGCGTACCCGTGCAGCTCTTTCAGCCTGAACCGAACCGGAGTCCGCAAAGTCTTCCGTCGCCCGGAGTCGGCATCCGGCACTACGCTCCCCGCACGCCGTTGCGCCTGGTTGAGTCCAGGTCGGAACTGCTGGAAGAAATCGCCGCAGCCTCTCAGCCGGTCGCCGTACTGCGACCGCAAGATTGGGCGATCCCGACGGATCCGCCACAGGTCTCTTGGGGCGCGTGGGACGACACCGCGCAACTAGCTCACGGGCTGTACGCCGCACTGCGCGAGCTGGACCGGATAGGAAGCTCTTTGATTCTGGCTCCGCTGCCTGACGCACGCGCCGGGGATGATCTGCGTTCCGCAGTGCGCGATCGCCTGCTGAAAGCCGCGATGCCCGCCGAAGACGACCGGCAGAGCTAG
- a CDS encoding response regulator, with translation MSGEDQKDGAELAGSTAGPNVISMPSPAHVRVLLLDDDPATLLLRAAILRQNGYECFPASSVEEANELIDSIDVAVLDYHLGQGKFGTEVATELRHRRPSVPIIILSATLERRFGGVEDMHLLKGYSSVEDLLSALRALEAKRRGAPVVVDARDFYYSRIARAIGVDVLVQILEADGTWVYVNEAAAQYLGQPRDWFSGRNLFTELGERLRDWRDVLEKVATSRETYIDRTRRGLLKEPKAEEQTATWSVLAFPIMLHDGSNGVVLSARSLD, from the coding sequence ATGAGTGGAGAGGATCAGAAGGACGGCGCAGAGTTGGCAGGTTCAACGGCAGGTCCGAATGTGATCTCCATGCCTTCGCCGGCGCACGTCCGGGTGCTGTTGCTGGATGACGATCCGGCGACGTTGTTGCTGAGAGCGGCGATCCTGCGGCAAAACGGCTACGAGTGTTTCCCTGCCAGCTCCGTCGAAGAGGCCAACGAACTGATCGATTCGATCGATGTGGCGGTGCTGGACTACCACCTGGGACAGGGCAAGTTCGGCACGGAGGTCGCGACGGAGCTGAGGCATCGCAGGCCCTCGGTTCCCATCATCATCTTGTCGGCAACGCTGGAGCGCCGTTTCGGCGGTGTAGAAGACATGCACCTGCTGAAGGGGTATTCCTCAGTCGAGGATCTTTTGAGCGCCCTGCGAGCCCTGGAAGCCAAGCGGCGCGGAGCACCCGTGGTCGTGGACGCGCGAGACTTCTATTACTCGCGCATCGCTCGGGCCATTGGGGTGGATGTGCTGGTGCAGATTCTGGAAGCGGATGGGACCTGGGTTTATGTCAACGAGGCGGCCGCGCAATACCTGGGACAGCCGCGCGACTGGTTCTCCGGGCGCAACCTGTTTACAGAGTTAGGAGAACGGCTGCGTGATTGGCGCGACGTTCTCGAAAAGGTCGCGACGTCCCGCGAAACGTACATCGACCGCACGCGGCGGGGACTGCTGAAGGAGCCCAAGGCCGAAGAGCAGACAGCCACCTGGAGCGTGCTCGCCTTCCCGATCATGCTGCACGACGGCAGTAACGGCGTGGTGCTGAGCGCCCGTAGCCTGGATTGA
- a CDS encoding energy transducer TonB, with amino-acid sequence MANTLITPPELDDNRLEDSARKRRASGLVYGSDAGSAFRANDVPDLGQPKELEASANPFQSLIQNFRDAFFPEKLPPLELESKPIAVKDPMAVQRDPMSTAIAVGVHALAFLLIIWLSAKAIKKIVAPPKAPDKVISFNDVTPPPPVLPHAVKQSSGGGGGQHDIAPASKGAPPKFSLQPQIVPPSAPPKIQPKLAVEPTIVADPRNQMKSNLPNIGMVNGLAGPNVSMGTGNGSGIGSGNGAGYGSGNGYNIGGGLPRAGQNGVSIPQVIYQVDADFSEEARKAKFQGEVIVSLVVDANGHPQNVRVPRPIGMGLDEKAVEAVRQYRFKPATKNGQPIAVLMNVAVNFQIF; translated from the coding sequence ATGGCGAATACTCTCATCACACCTCCTGAACTCGACGACAACCGCCTGGAAGACTCGGCCCGCAAGCGGCGCGCATCTGGACTCGTCTATGGCTCCGACGCCGGCTCCGCTTTTCGCGCCAACGACGTCCCGGACCTGGGCCAGCCCAAAGAGCTGGAAGCTTCCGCAAATCCCTTCCAATCGCTCATTCAGAACTTTCGCGACGCGTTCTTCCCGGAGAAGCTGCCGCCGCTCGAGCTGGAATCGAAGCCCATCGCGGTCAAGGACCCCATGGCGGTCCAGCGCGATCCCATGTCGACCGCCATTGCAGTCGGCGTTCACGCGCTCGCCTTCCTTCTGATCATCTGGCTCAGCGCTAAGGCGATCAAGAAGATTGTCGCTCCGCCCAAGGCGCCCGACAAGGTGATCAGCTTCAACGACGTCACGCCTCCGCCGCCAGTGCTGCCACATGCCGTCAAGCAGAGCTCTGGCGGCGGTGGCGGCCAGCACGACATTGCGCCTGCTTCCAAGGGTGCACCACCGAAGTTCTCCTTGCAGCCGCAGATTGTTCCGCCGTCCGCACCGCCAAAGATCCAGCCCAAGCTGGCGGTGGAGCCGACCATCGTCGCCGACCCACGCAACCAGATGAAGAGCAACCTGCCCAACATCGGCATGGTCAACGGTCTTGCCGGGCCGAACGTCTCCATGGGTACGGGTAACGGTTCGGGCATCGGCAGTGGCAATGGCGCTGGTTACGGCAGCGGCAACGGCTACAACATCGGTGGCGGTCTGCCACGCGCCGGTCAGAATGGTGTTTCCATTCCGCAGGTGATCTACCAGGTGGATGCCGACTTCTCTGAGGAGGCCCGCAAGGCCAAGTTCCAGGGCGAGGTCATCGTTTCGCTGGTGGTCGATGCCAATGGCCATCCGCAGAACGTGCGCGTGCCGCGCCCCATCGGCATGGGTCTGGATGAGAAGGCGGTCGAAGCCGTTCGCCAGTACCGCTTCAAGCCTGCGACCAAGAACGGCCAGCCCATCGCCGTTCTGATGAACGTCGCGGTTAACTTCCAGATTTTCTAA
- the lpxD gene encoding UDP-3-O-(3-hydroxymyristoyl)glucosamine N-acyltransferase produces MTLGEIAQRIGAELQGDAEVPVRGVAGIESAGPDQVTFVANPKYAAQVRSTRAAAVLVEPDFPAVDAVATLRIRNPYLAFARVLDFFYAAPAYAPGVHPTAVVDPSAIIKDGAHIGAYAVIGPDVVLGSGAVVLPHVVIYQGARIGDRFFAHAHAVVREFCQIGDDVTLQNGAVIGGDGFGYAKDGTRWRKIVQSGVTVLEDGVEVQSNSCIDRASIGETRISRGSKVDNLVQVGHGSLVGQDTLLCAQVGLAGSTEIGDRVILAGQVGVAGHLKVGDDAVATAQTGIPSDVAPRSVVSGYPAMDNRQWLRAAAGFARLPELIREVRALRSRSDRNVSEARNGTDSNDTNG; encoded by the coding sequence CTGACCCTTGGCGAAATCGCTCAACGGATTGGAGCAGAACTTCAAGGCGACGCGGAAGTTCCGGTGCGCGGTGTGGCCGGCATCGAAAGCGCGGGGCCAGACCAGGTCACCTTTGTTGCTAACCCAAAGTATGCGGCGCAGGTGCGGTCCACCCGAGCGGCCGCGGTGCTGGTCGAGCCCGACTTCCCTGCCGTTGATGCGGTAGCGACGCTGCGGATTCGCAACCCCTACCTGGCGTTCGCGCGAGTGCTCGACTTCTTCTATGCTGCCCCGGCCTACGCTCCTGGCGTTCACCCGACCGCGGTAGTCGATCCTTCGGCCATCATCAAGGATGGCGCTCACATCGGCGCGTACGCGGTTATCGGTCCAGACGTGGTGCTGGGTTCGGGCGCAGTCGTTCTGCCGCACGTCGTGATCTATCAGGGGGCCCGGATCGGCGACCGATTCTTCGCTCATGCGCATGCGGTTGTCCGCGAGTTCTGTCAGATCGGCGATGACGTGACGCTCCAAAATGGAGCCGTGATCGGCGGGGACGGTTTCGGCTACGCCAAGGACGGGACCCGGTGGCGCAAAATCGTGCAGTCCGGCGTGACCGTGCTGGAGGACGGCGTGGAGGTGCAGAGCAATAGTTGCATCGACCGTGCCAGCATCGGCGAGACACGCATTAGCCGCGGCAGCAAGGTAGACAACCTGGTCCAGGTGGGACACGGCTCGCTTGTCGGGCAGGACACGCTTCTATGTGCGCAGGTTGGGCTCGCCGGATCGACCGAGATCGGCGACCGCGTGATCCTTGCGGGTCAGGTGGGTGTGGCCGGGCATTTGAAGGTGGGCGACGATGCCGTAGCCACCGCGCAGACAGGCATTCCAAGTGACGTGGCCCCGCGGTCCGTGGTCTCTGGCTACCCTGCAATGGACAACCGGCAGTGGCTTCGAGCAGCGGCGGGCTTTGCCCGGTTGCCGGAGTTGATTCGCGAAGTGCGCGCGCTTCGATCGCGATCTGACCGAAATGTGAGCGAAGCCCGGAACGGAACCGATAGCAACGACACCAATGGATGA
- a CDS encoding class IV adenylate cyclase: MAKAEVELKFCVPHVDRLLQRAAEVGFHVETPRTLERNALFDTPGRDLLRERKILRMRKYGDKWVVTHKRPPAGNDDTAFVKERLETETAVEDGEAMGAVFVELGFSPMFRYEKFRTELTDGVGALVVDETPIGTFAELEGEREWIDAALERLHVAREWCFTDSYGRMFLDWKERTHSSAENMTFEEIEAAREATPA, encoded by the coding sequence ATGGCGAAGGCCGAGGTGGAGCTGAAGTTCTGTGTGCCGCATGTGGATCGGTTGTTGCAGCGAGCGGCTGAGGTGGGCTTCCATGTGGAGACACCGCGGACCCTGGAACGCAATGCCCTGTTCGACACGCCCGGACGCGACCTGCTGCGCGAGCGCAAAATCCTGCGGATGCGGAAGTACGGAGACAAATGGGTGGTGACGCACAAACGTCCGCCGGCCGGCAACGATGACACGGCATTTGTGAAGGAGCGGCTGGAAACCGAGACAGCCGTGGAAGACGGCGAGGCGATGGGCGCGGTCTTCGTAGAGCTTGGTTTCTCGCCCATGTTCCGCTATGAGAAATTTCGTACCGAGCTGACGGACGGCGTTGGTGCGCTTGTTGTTGACGAGACACCGATCGGAACTTTTGCGGAGCTGGAAGGCGAACGCGAATGGATCGACGCCGCGCTGGAGCGCTTGCACGTGGCGCGCGAGTGGTGCTTTACCGACAGCTACGGACGCATGTTCCTTGACTGGAAAGAACGGACTCACAGTTCCGCAGAAAACATGACGTTCGAAGAGATTGAAGCAGCAAGAGAAGCGACGCCGGCCTAG
- the tmk gene encoding dTMP kinase → MGTEVGAAPTSRRGLFLTFEGPDGSGKTTQLRLLAEWLRSRGLDPVVLRQPGSTALGERIRAILLDSRSEAVLGPIAPLAELALMFADRAQQIAEVIQPALEAGRVVLCDRYTDSSEAYQGGGRQLGSDRVLAVHRAICNGFQPDATVLLLPDVEVSLARAQQRNAAFQQKHGGADENRFEAEGEAFFRRVHAAYEAIADREPERVLIFRDGGIEEIAAAIRSRLAHLLPESTGTAG, encoded by the coding sequence ATGGGCACTGAAGTGGGTGCCGCTCCGACTTCGCGTCGAGGACTCTTTCTTACCTTTGAAGGCCCGGACGGATCGGGAAAGACCACGCAGTTGCGGCTGCTTGCGGAGTGGCTGCGCAGCCGCGGCCTGGATCCCGTAGTGCTGCGCCAGCCCGGATCGACCGCGCTGGGTGAACGCATCCGGGCCATTTTGCTGGACAGCCGCAGCGAAGCAGTCCTAGGGCCGATCGCTCCCTTGGCGGAGCTCGCGCTGATGTTCGCGGACCGCGCTCAACAGATTGCAGAGGTGATCCAACCAGCGTTGGAGGCCGGCCGGGTGGTGCTTTGTGACCGGTATACCGACTCGAGCGAGGCGTACCAAGGTGGCGGCCGGCAGCTTGGGTCAGACCGGGTCCTCGCGGTTCACCGTGCCATCTGCAACGGATTCCAGCCGGATGCTACGGTGCTCCTGCTGCCGGATGTCGAAGTGTCACTGGCGCGGGCACAGCAGCGGAACGCTGCGTTTCAGCAGAAGCACGGCGGTGCGGACGAGAACCGGTTCGAGGCGGAGGGCGAGGCCTTCTTTCGCCGGGTGCATGCAGCGTATGAAGCAATCGCAGATCGTGAGCCAGAGCGGGTGTTGATCTTCCGCGACGGCGGCATCGAGGAGATTGCCGCGGCTATCCGCAGCAGGCTGGCGCACTTGCTGCCAGAGTCAACCGGCACTGCAGGCTAA
- a CDS encoding DNA polymerase III subunit, which translates to MIVGFDRFLGNAVQVEGLRRAIAAGRLPHSLILAGPRGSGKYTLALMVTMALLCERQPRVGSSGGDLADFCGVCRNCTRIAESADLKTRVADALAAREEMRDADKKDTRILVQTHPSVLVIPPDPPQLLIKLGQVRTLIGSIYRAPVEAPRSVAIFTAATFMKEAANSLLKVLEEPPAHAHIVLLAEHVGELLPTIRSRCAVTRLGALPAEELEHLLAERRPEWKPQQRALVARLAQGAAGRALGFDVEAYMAARADAMVLLRSATDAGDHTALFKMTETYRAGAEGQAKTTAMLQALAGLLEDILLLQSGVGERVQNVDLIRELERLAQAVDFRWIENAVRGLDGVYTGMRRNLLRSLALDSFAESLAGSR; encoded by the coding sequence GTGATTGTTGGCTTCGATCGGTTCCTTGGCAACGCCGTGCAGGTGGAAGGTTTGCGGCGCGCGATTGCCGCCGGGCGTCTGCCGCATTCGCTGATCCTGGCGGGGCCGCGAGGCAGCGGAAAGTACACACTGGCGCTGATGGTCACGATGGCGCTGCTGTGTGAGCGGCAGCCGCGCGTTGGGTCGAGCGGTGGTGATCTAGCGGACTTCTGCGGTGTGTGCCGCAACTGCACGCGGATTGCGGAGTCGGCCGACCTGAAAACGCGGGTTGCGGATGCCCTGGCCGCGCGCGAGGAGATGCGCGACGCCGACAAGAAGGACACCCGCATCCTGGTGCAAACACACCCATCGGTGCTCGTGATCCCGCCTGATCCGCCGCAACTGCTGATCAAACTGGGACAGGTACGAACGCTCATCGGCAGCATTTATCGCGCACCGGTGGAGGCACCGCGAAGTGTCGCTATCTTCACCGCGGCCACGTTCATGAAGGAAGCCGCGAACAGCCTGCTCAAGGTCTTGGAAGAGCCACCGGCCCATGCCCACATCGTCCTGCTTGCGGAGCACGTGGGTGAGTTGCTGCCCACGATCCGATCGCGCTGCGCGGTCACGAGGCTGGGAGCGCTGCCTGCCGAGGAACTGGAGCACCTGCTCGCGGAACGGCGCCCCGAATGGAAACCGCAACAGCGCGCGCTGGTAGCGCGGCTGGCCCAGGGTGCGGCCGGGCGGGCACTTGGCTTTGACGTGGAGGCGTACATGGCGGCCCGGGCAGATGCGATGGTGCTGCTGCGAAGCGCGACCGATGCCGGCGACCACACGGCCCTGTTTAAGATGACCGAAACGTACCGCGCGGGGGCTGAGGGGCAGGCGAAAACCACGGCTATGCTGCAGGCTCTAGCTGGGCTGCTGGAAGACATCCTTCTGCTGCAGTCGGGCGTGGGCGAGCGCGTGCAGAACGTGGACCTGATACGCGAACTGGAGCGTCTGGCGCAGGCAGTGGATTTCCGCTGGATCGAAAACGCGGTGCGCGGGCTGGACGGAGTGTATACCGGCATGCGTCGCAATCTGCTGCGGTCGCTGGCGCTGGACTCGTTTGCGGAGAGTCTCGCCGGAAGCCGCTAG
- a CDS encoding DUF6982 domain-containing protein has translation MGSGQKKVIVRRFSPGLLRGYLPATGFVSRKADSPVLQLLDLAGRVQDVPLHDVKIVHFVREFNLTDEANPERLPRKQFLARPRTEGLWVRLAFRDGDDLEGLAALDLSLAAGLADDLGIQLVPPDVRGNSQRVYVPRSALSALQVVAVVTTPTRRKQLEQISAKADEPVPQADLFPDAVATEVR, from the coding sequence TTGGGAAGCGGACAGAAGAAGGTGATCGTCCGGCGCTTCTCTCCCGGCCTGCTGCGGGGATATCTGCCCGCAACCGGTTTCGTTTCGCGCAAAGCGGACAGTCCGGTGCTGCAACTGCTGGACCTTGCCGGCCGGGTGCAAGACGTGCCGCTGCACGACGTGAAGATCGTTCACTTCGTTCGGGAATTCAACCTGACCGACGAGGCGAACCCGGAGAGGCTGCCGCGCAAGCAGTTCCTGGCACGGCCCAGGACAGAGGGGCTCTGGGTCAGACTCGCTTTTCGTGACGGCGACGACCTGGAAGGCCTTGCCGCGCTTGACCTGTCTCTGGCAGCAGGGCTGGCGGACGACCTGGGTATCCAACTGGTGCCGCCCGACGTTCGCGGCAACTCGCAGCGGGTCTATGTTCCCCGCTCGGCGCTGTCTGCGCTGCAGGTGGTCGCCGTAGTCACCACACCTACCCGCCGCAAACAACTGGAGCAGATCTCGGCTAAGGCCGATGAACCGGTGCCTCAGGCCGACCTGTTCCCGGATGCGGTCGCAACGGAGGTCCGATAA
- a CDS encoding cytochrome P450, with product MGIAPEPNADTDRNTSWQAEAPDAAFTLRPAHEYTDGKGETWRIPPGLKRALPFYLHKPWARLGRPLRLFEYMARNLGPISHYRLFNIHVVYLNDPSFVREVLINQAGSFVRERTIKRLKILLGEGLLTSDDPTHKRSRRIAAPAFHRQRIAAYAETMVESARAARDRWHEGQEIDIAATMMSLSLEIVARTLFATEVDADVRAINDETNAIMAIYNYLIAFPNLEAVLHWPIPGVTRFRKARARLDRVINRIIADTRALGEAKLSERTDLLALLLLARDEDGSELSDAQLRDEVITIFLAGYETTANALTWTMYLLTLNPEADRRMHAELREVLGEGAEARLPTLNDYTRLRYTTMVLAEGMRLYPPAWAMGRMNTEPIEIGGYRLPPGTHWYLSQYVLQRSPELYPDPLRFEPLRHTEEEKAKRDKFAYFPFGGGSRQCIGEGFAWMEMVLVLATVAQRWRMELIPGQTVDVEEKITLRPRYPIRVRLRER from the coding sequence ATGGGAATCGCACCAGAGCCGAACGCAGACACCGACCGGAACACATCCTGGCAAGCCGAAGCGCCCGATGCCGCGTTCACACTTCGGCCTGCGCACGAGTACACGGACGGCAAGGGTGAGACCTGGCGTATTCCTCCTGGCCTGAAGCGGGCGCTTCCCTTTTATCTGCACAAACCCTGGGCGCGTCTTGGACGGCCGTTGCGCCTGTTCGAATACATGGCGCGCAACCTGGGCCCGATCTCGCATTATCGGCTTTTCAACATCCATGTCGTGTACCTGAATGATCCGTCGTTTGTGCGCGAGGTGCTGATCAACCAGGCGGGCAGTTTTGTTCGGGAACGCACGATCAAGCGGCTGAAAATCCTGCTGGGCGAGGGCCTGCTGACCAGCGACGATCCAACGCACAAGCGGTCGCGCCGTATTGCTGCGCCTGCCTTCCATCGGCAGCGCATCGCGGCCTACGCCGAAACCATGGTCGAGAGTGCGCGAGCCGCGCGGGACCGGTGGCACGAGGGTCAGGAGATCGACATTGCGGCGACCATGATGAGTCTGTCGCTGGAGATCGTAGCGCGTACGCTGTTTGCAACGGAGGTGGACGCGGACGTTCGAGCCATCAACGATGAGACCAACGCGATCATGGCTATCTACAACTACCTGATCGCCTTTCCCAACCTGGAGGCCGTGCTGCACTGGCCCATTCCGGGTGTGACGCGGTTTCGCAAGGCACGTGCCCGGCTGGACCGCGTGATCAACCGCATCATTGCAGATACGCGAGCGCTGGGCGAGGCGAAGCTGTCCGAGCGAACCGACCTGTTGGCACTTCTGCTGCTGGCGCGGGATGAGGACGGTTCCGAGCTGAGCGATGCGCAGTTGCGCGACGAGGTCATCACGATCTTTCTCGCGGGCTACGAGACCACGGCGAACGCGTTGACCTGGACTATGTACCTGTTGACGCTGAATCCGGAAGCGGACCGCAGGATGCACGCCGAACTGCGCGAGGTGCTGGGCGAAGGCGCCGAGGCTCGCTTGCCCACGCTGAACGACTACACCCGCCTGCGGTACACGACCATGGTGCTGGCGGAGGGCATGCGGCTGTACCCGCCTGCGTGGGCGATGGGTCGCATGAACACGGAGCCAATCGAAATTGGCGGGTACCGCCTGCCGCCGGGAACGCACTGGTATCTGTCGCAGTACGTGCTGCAGCGTAGCCCGGAGCTGTACCCCGATCCGCTGCGGTTCGAGCCGCTGCGTCACACCGAAGAGGAAAAGGCGAAGCGCGACAAGTTCGCCTATTTTCCATTCGGCGGTGGCAGCCGCCAGTGCATCGGCGAGGGCTTTGCGTGGATGGAGATGGTGCTGGTGCTGGCCACTGTCGCGCAGAGATGGCGGATGGAACTGATTCCCGGGCAGACGGTCGACGTGGAGGAGAAGATCACGCTCCGGCCTCGCTATCCCATCCGTGTCAGGCTGCGAGAGCGCTAG